The proteins below come from a single Rariglobus hedericola genomic window:
- a CDS encoding SDR family NAD(P)-dependent oxidoreductase: protein MSTQKLAGKTALVTGASKGIGASIAKHLAAAGASVAVNYASSKAGADKVVAEIIAAGGKAFAVAGDVSKPEDITRLLADTKAAFGGRLDILVNNAGVYEFAPLEAVTPELFHRQFNINVLGLLLTTQAAVPLFPATGGSVINISSIVAKNAIPGSSVYSATKAAVDSITRVLSVELGAKKIRVNSVNPGMIETEGAHTAGFIESDFRKKIEADTPLGRIGQPDEIATPVVFLASDDSRWITGETIVIAGGIR, encoded by the coding sequence ATGAGCACACAAAAACTCGCCGGTAAAACCGCCCTCGTCACCGGTGCCTCCAAAGGCATCGGCGCTTCCATCGCCAAGCACCTCGCCGCCGCCGGCGCGTCCGTCGCCGTCAACTACGCTTCCTCCAAAGCCGGTGCCGACAAAGTCGTCGCCGAGATCATCGCCGCCGGAGGCAAGGCCTTCGCCGTCGCCGGTGACGTCTCCAAACCCGAGGACATCACACGCCTCCTCGCCGACACCAAAGCCGCCTTCGGCGGACGCCTCGACATCCTCGTGAACAACGCCGGCGTCTATGAGTTCGCCCCGCTCGAAGCCGTCACCCCCGAGCTCTTCCATCGCCAGTTCAACATCAACGTCCTCGGACTCCTCCTTACCACTCAGGCCGCCGTGCCGCTCTTCCCCGCCACTGGCGGCAGCGTGATCAACATCAGCTCCATCGTGGCGAAGAACGCCATTCCCGGCTCCTCTGTTTATAGCGCGACCAAGGCCGCCGTGGATTCGATCACCCGCGTGCTCTCCGTCGAACTCGGCGCGAAAAAGATCCGCGTCAACTCGGTCAACCCCGGCATGATCGAGACCGAAGGTGCGCACACCGCCGGTTTTATCGAGAGCGACTTCCGCAAGAAGATCGAAGCCGATACTCCGCTCGGCCGCATCGGCCAGCCCGACGAAATCGCTACGCCCGTGGTGTTCCTCGCCTCCGATGACTCCCGCTGGATTACCGGCGAGACCATCGTCATCGCCGGCGGCATCCGCTGA
- a CDS encoding addiction module protein: MSIAELRLLPNSEKLKIIETLWADLSADEASFESPAWHAEELRKTEEDLKAGRVTAVDWDEAKKALRKRFE; this comes from the coding sequence ATGAGCATCGCCGAGCTTCGACTTCTGCCCAACAGCGAGAAACTCAAAATCATCGAGACGCTCTGGGCTGATCTGTCCGCCGACGAAGCCTCGTTCGAATCTCCCGCCTGGCACGCCGAGGAACTCCGCAAAACCGAGGAAGATTTGAAAGCAGGGCGCGTGACTGCGGTTGATTGGGACGAAGCCAAGAAAGCACTCCGCAAACGCTTCGAGTGA
- a CDS encoding type II toxin-antitoxin system RelE/ParE family toxin — protein sequence MKLRILTPAIEDLAAGRAVYDHQSLGVGDYFFDSLFAEIDSLVLYAGTHPIRHGHHRMLARRFPHAIYYKITNDEVPVHRVIDCRRDPKWIQRQLRRR from the coding sequence GTGAAACTGCGGATCCTTACTCCCGCGATTGAAGATCTGGCTGCCGGCCGGGCCGTTTACGATCACCAGAGCTTGGGAGTAGGAGATTATTTCTTCGACAGTCTATTCGCCGAAATCGACTCGCTGGTGCTGTATGCAGGCACCCACCCCATCAGGCACGGCCATCACCGGATGCTGGCCCGGCGTTTCCCGCACGCGATCTACTACAAAATCACAAACGACGAAGTGCCCGTTCACCGGGTTATCGATTGCCGCCGCGATCCCAAGTGGATCCAGCGGCAGCTCAGACGTCGTTGA
- a CDS encoding efflux transporter outer membrane subunit yields the protein MKTLLLSLTTAATAIAALPSVGPDYQRPDAPTPATYRDAADTTSVALAPDWWRAFNDPALDALITRALAANQDLRAALARVEQSRALAGVARSAYLPSLAADPSLTRERSSRTVDNALPDSPATTHRLSIDLSWELDLFGRVRRLNQSARADLDAAGATFAAARLSLTAEVATTHFTLRALDRELAIVTQTTAVRRDTLQLIQARVRQGTADDVALARAETELAATEADAAALAIRRSATQNALAVLLGEPAPSSDHSTLITQLSTPPPAIPAGLPGNLLTRRPDIAAAERSLAAASARIGVAKSAFFPTIALTGAAGYASADISDLTKPDSRLWSFGPSIYLPLFQGGRNKANLARSRAAYDEAAATYQQSVLVALREVQDALTASRLLGDQAAAQSRAVASARRGADLSQKRYDAGFVSYFEVVDAQRTALVVERADAQLAGQRWITHVALIKALGGGWSQPTS from the coding sequence ATGAAAACGCTCCTGCTCTCCCTCACCACCGCAGCTACAGCCATCGCCGCGCTGCCTTCCGTCGGCCCCGATTACCAGCGCCCCGACGCACCCACCCCGGCCACCTACCGTGACGCCGCCGACACCACCTCCGTCGCCCTCGCGCCCGACTGGTGGCGCGCCTTCAACGACCCTGCGCTCGACGCGCTCATCACCCGCGCGCTCGCTGCCAACCAGGACTTGCGCGCCGCGCTTGCCCGTGTCGAACAATCCCGCGCCCTCGCCGGTGTCGCCCGCTCGGCCTACCTGCCGTCGCTCGCCGCCGATCCCTCGCTCACCCGTGAACGCAGCTCGCGCACCGTCGACAACGCGCTCCCCGATTCCCCGGCGACCACCCACCGCCTCTCGATCGATCTCTCGTGGGAACTCGACCTCTTCGGCCGCGTGCGCCGCCTCAACCAAAGCGCCCGCGCCGATCTCGACGCCGCCGGCGCCACGTTTGCCGCCGCCCGCCTTTCGCTCACCGCCGAGGTCGCGACGACGCACTTCACGCTCCGCGCTCTCGACCGCGAACTCGCCATCGTCACGCAAACCACCGCCGTTCGCCGCGACACGCTCCAACTCATCCAAGCCCGCGTCCGCCAGGGCACCGCCGATGACGTCGCGCTCGCCCGCGCCGAAACCGAACTCGCCGCCACCGAAGCCGACGCTGCCGCACTCGCGATCCGCCGCTCCGCCACCCAAAACGCCCTCGCCGTCCTCCTCGGCGAACCCGCTCCGTCCTCCGATCACTCAACTCTCATCACTCAACTCTCAACTCCTCCCCCGGCCATCCCCGCCGGCCTCCCCGGCAACCTGCTCACGCGCCGCCCCGACATCGCAGCCGCCGAACGCAGCCTCGCCGCCGCCAGCGCCCGCATCGGCGTGGCGAAGTCCGCGTTCTTCCCGACCATCGCGCTCACCGGTGCCGCCGGTTACGCCAGCGCCGACATCAGCGACCTCACCAAACCCGACAGCCGCTTGTGGTCTTTCGGACCGAGCATCTACCTCCCGCTCTTCCAAGGCGGACGCAACAAAGCCAACCTCGCCCGCAGCCGTGCCGCTTACGACGAAGCCGCCGCGACCTACCAGCAAAGCGTGCTCGTCGCCCTCCGTGAAGTGCAGGACGCGCTCACCGCCTCGCGTCTTCTCGGCGACCAGGCGGCCGCGCAGTCCCGCGCCGTCGCCAGCGCCCGCCGCGGAGCCGATCTTTCGCAGAAACGCTACGACGCCGGCTTCGTGAGCTACTTCGAAGTCGTCGACGCGCAACGCACCGCACTCGTCGTTGAGCGGGCCGACGCCCAACTCGCCGGCCAGCGCTGGATCACCCACGTCGCCCTGATCAAAGCCCTCGGCGGCGGCTGGTCCCAACCCACTTCCTAA
- a CDS encoding MFS transporter — protein sequence MSASSPSLSKSWLAVLSVALGAFVVVTSEFLPIGLLTHIAGGLEVTAGTAGLMITIPGLVAAIAAPVMTITAGHFDRRTLVLFLIGLLVASNLLAAFAPNFAVMIVARVLFGITLGGFWTIAVTLGARLVPPGSAARATTIIFAGISIATVIGVPSGTLIAGLAGWRVAFIVLGGVALLIGAVQLFVLPSLPSPPTPGVRQLVSLLGHSDARLGLLTIAFVIAGHFAAYTYVTPFLKDSATISPGSLSSLLLAFGVAGIVGNFAGGAFAARNLRLTLITAVSLLAGAVMLLPVFGHQLTGAAVLLIAWGLAFGAIPVVLQLWVFKAAPEALEGGAALLVSTFQIFIALGSVVGGRIVDDLGTSAVMWAGGATALAGLGVVALSRHKKSSVPAAAQPHLV from the coding sequence GTGAGCGCCTCGTCTCCCTCCCTCTCCAAATCCTGGCTCGCCGTCCTCTCGGTCGCGCTCGGCGCCTTCGTCGTCGTCACCTCCGAGTTCCTGCCCATCGGCCTGCTCACGCACATCGCCGGCGGCCTCGAAGTCACCGCCGGGACCGCCGGTCTCATGATTACGATTCCCGGCCTCGTCGCCGCGATTGCCGCGCCCGTCATGACGATCACCGCCGGCCACTTCGACCGCCGCACGCTTGTCCTGTTTCTCATCGGCCTGCTGGTCGCCTCCAATCTCCTCGCCGCCTTCGCGCCCAACTTCGCGGTGATGATCGTCGCCCGCGTGCTCTTCGGCATCACCCTCGGCGGATTCTGGACCATCGCCGTCACGCTCGGTGCGCGCCTCGTGCCGCCCGGCTCCGCCGCGCGCGCCACCACGATCATCTTCGCCGGCATCTCCATCGCCACCGTCATTGGCGTGCCCTCCGGCACGTTGATCGCCGGACTCGCCGGCTGGCGCGTCGCCTTCATCGTCCTCGGCGGTGTCGCGCTCCTCATCGGCGCGGTGCAACTCTTCGTGCTGCCCTCGCTCCCGTCTCCGCCCACGCCCGGCGTGCGCCAGCTCGTGAGTTTGCTCGGCCACTCCGACGCCCGTCTCGGTCTGCTCACCATCGCCTTCGTCATCGCCGGACACTTCGCGGCCTACACCTACGTCACACCCTTCCTCAAAGACAGCGCGACCATCAGCCCCGGCTCACTCAGCTCACTCCTGCTCGCCTTCGGAGTCGCCGGCATCGTGGGCAACTTCGCCGGCGGTGCCTTCGCCGCGCGCAACCTGCGGCTCACGCTCATCACCGCCGTTTCGCTGCTGGCCGGCGCCGTCATGCTGTTGCCCGTCTTCGGCCACCAACTCACCGGAGCCGCCGTGCTTCTCATCGCGTGGGGCCTGGCCTTCGGCGCGATTCCGGTCGTGCTGCAACTCTGGGTCTTCAAAGCCGCGCCCGAAGCCCTCGAAGGCGGCGCGGCGCTGCTGGTATCCACATTTCAAATATTCATCGCGCTCGGCTCGGTGGTCGGCGGACGCATCGTCGATGACCTCGGCACCTCCGCCGTGATGTGGGCCGGCGGCGCCACCGCCCTGGCCGGCCTCGGAGTCGTCGCCCTGTCCCGCCACAAAAAATCATCCGTTCCTGCCGCCGCCCAACCGCACCTCGTCTAA